In one window of Natator depressus isolate rNatDep1 chromosome 12, rNatDep2.hap1, whole genome shotgun sequence DNA:
- the LOC141996831 gene encoding ferritin heavy chain A-like produces MESQVRQNFHAECEAAVNRLVNLELYASYVYLSMSYYFERDDVALRHMAQFLKVQSHEQKEHAEKFLTYQNKRGGSVVLQDIKRPERDEWGNSLEALQCALQLEKTLNQALLDLHKLATEKNDPHLCDFLESDYLEEQVKAIKQLGDHVTNLKRLGVPQNGMGEYLFDKLTLGESS; encoded by the exons ATGGAATCCCAGGTGCGTCAGAACTTCCATGCTGAGTGTGAGGCTGCTGTGAACCGCCTGGTGAACCTGGAGCTCTATGCTAGCTATGTCTATCTGTCTATG TCCTACTACTTTGAACGGGATGATGTGGCCTTGAGGCACATGGCCCAGTTCTTGAAGGTACAGTCTCATGAGCAGAAGGAACATGCAGAGAAGTTCCTGACCTATCAAAACAAGCGAGGTGGAAGCGTTGTCCTGCAGGATATCAAG AGGCCGGAGCGGGATGAGTGGGGGAACAGCCTGGAGGCCCTGCAGTgtgccctgcagctggagaagACTCTGAACCAGGCCCTGCTGGACCTGCACAAGCTGGCTACTGAGAAGAATGACCCTCAT CTTTGTGACTTCCTGGAGTCTGACTACCTGGAGGAGCAGGTGAAGGCCATCAAGCAGCTGGGAGACCATGTCACCAACCTGAAGCGCCTGGGAGTGCCCCAGAATGGCATGGGAGAGTACCTGTTTGACAAGCTCACCCTGGGGGAGAGCAGCTGA